One Xenopus tropicalis strain Nigerian chromosome 8, UCB_Xtro_10.0, whole genome shotgun sequence genomic window carries:
- the LOC101730405 gene encoding vomeronasal type-2 receptor 26, producing the protein MASVVRPSSLPGNLPDHPLARHLKHFNVWNYQNVLAFVFAINEINNNPDLLPNITLGFHIVDNCLNEERAISAMLDIISGGNVPTPNYRCGLSHNLVAFVDGISTRLTLLFARMFGIYKIPQLYKISFSSLDPVLSDKIQFPFFYRTVPSDDFQYLAIVTLIKYFSWTWLHKYLKNINFTNSGGEKLTIDENRRIDAKFDILNWAIYSNQTLHSIKVGSYDPQNASQGLTVSENLIRWSPAFSQTPHSACSETCLAGYRKTPKAGYPACCYDCIPCPEGQITNVTDMERCITCPITQWPNAKKDTCLDKVIIYLSYEEELGIPIAFSSIFFFFLTCLVMTVFNKYRTTPIVKANNQNLSYVLLFSLKMCFLCPLIFIGQPIKLTCMTRQTVFSITFSISLSSILAKTITVVIVFHATRPGSKLKNLMGSKVSVSIVIFCSFVQVVICACWLGISPPFPQYNMEDEVGKIIAECNEGSLIGFYCVLGYLGVLASVSFIIAFLARDLPDTFNEAKFITFSMLVFCSVWVSFIPAYMSAKGKYIVAVEIFAILASSLALLGCIFIPKCYVILVKPECNTRDFVKRGIA; encoded by the exons TTTTAATGTCTGGAACTACCAGAATGTTTTGGCCTTTGTCTTCGCTATCAACGAGATTAACAACAATCCGGATCTGCTGCCTAATATCACCCTTGGGTTCCATATTGTAGACAATTGTTTAAATGAAGAAAGAGCAATAAGTGCAATGCTGGACATTATATCTGGGGGAAACGTACCAACACCCAACTATCGTTGTGGGCTCTCACATAACTTGGTGGCTTTTGTTGATGGAATATCCACAAGACTGACCTTACTGTTTGCCAGGATGTTTGGGATTTACAAGATCCCACAG CTGTACAAG ATCAGCTTTAGTTCCCTGGACCCAGTACTAAGTGATAAGATCCAGTTTCCCTTTTTTTATCGCACCGTGCCCAGTGATGATTTCCAGTACTTGGCCATTGTTACGttgataaaatatttttcatggaCATGG CTtcataaatatttgaaaaatatcAATTTCACAAATAGCGGAGGGGAGAAACTGACTATTGATGAAAATCGGCGAATCGACGCCAAGTTTGACATTCTTAACTGGGCGATTTACTCTAACCAAACGCTTCACAGTATCAAAGTCGGGAGTTATGACCCTCAAAACGCTTCCCAAGGATTGACAGTCAGTGAAAACCTGATAAGGTGGAGCCCAGCATTCAGCCAG ACCCCACATTCAGCCTGCAGTGAAACCTGCCTTGCAGGATATAGAAAGACCCCTAAAGCGGGATATCCAGCTTGTTGCTATGACTGCATCCCCTGCCCAGAGGGCCAGATAACTAATGTAACAG ATATGGAAAGGTGTATTACTTGTCCCATAACCCAGTGGCCCAATGCAAAAAAAGATACATGTTTGGATAAAgtcattatatatttatcatatgaAGAAGAATTGGGGATACCAATAGCTTTTTcatcaatatttttcttttttctcacgTGTTTGGTTATGACAGTATTTAATAAATATCGGACCACCCCAATAGTTAAagccaataaccaaaatctcagctACGTTCTCCTCTTCTCCCTCAAGATGTGCTTCCTCTGTCCTTTAATATTTATTGGCCAACCTATTAAATTAACCTGCATGACTCGACAGACAGTGTTTTCCATCACTTTCTCTATTTCCCTTTCTTCCATCTTGGCCAAAACCATTACAGTAGTCATTGTGTTTCATGCTACCAGGCCAGGAAGCAAATTAAAGAACTTAATGGGATCCAAAGTGTCAGTCTCTATCGTAATATTCTGTTCATTTGTTCAAGTTGTTATATGTGCTTGTTGGTTGGGAATTTCTCCCCCATTCCCACAGTATAACATGGAAGATGAAGTTGGGAAGATAATTGCTGAGTGTAATGAAGGATCATTGATTGGATTTTACTGTGTCCTGGGATACCTGGGGGTTCTGGCCTCTGTCAGTTTCATCATTGCTTTCCTTGCAAGGGACTTGCCTGATACTTTCAATGAAGCCAAGTTTATCACCTTCAGCATGTTGGTGTTCTGCAGCGTGTGGGTCTCTTTTATTCCAGCCTACATGAGCGCTAAGGGCAAATATATtgtggcagtggaaatatttgcaaTCCTGGCATCTAGCCTGGCACTACTGGGCTGTATATTTATCCCTAAGTGCTATGTTATACTTGTAAAACCTGAATGTAACACTAGAGACTTTGTGAAAAGGGGAATTGCATAA